A genomic segment from Caloenas nicobarica isolate bCalNic1 unplaced genomic scaffold, bCalNic1.hap1 Scaffold_418, whole genome shotgun sequence encodes:
- the LOC136002810 gene encoding zinc finger protein 764-like, whose amino-acid sequence MKGPRGDPGRGGSGSRPSPPRTRYLLIDTQGVPYTVLVAEPGGTTVTPETWDTSTAVAPGTRDTNRTMTTTATTRNPTVTTTAMTPGTRDATTAMTTPSGTRDAATVTTPGTPPPGTRDPTVTTLPPPGTHDATGAVPVPPASPGPRPRRCPFACAVCGRSFAYLSYLRRHSISHSPLKPHVCRACGKGFKRPSHLERHRHTHRPRPCPRCHRRGHREAGDGAPACPRCPLRVGQGDPARRRRGGKGGGRGAGL is encoded by the exons ATGAAGGGCCCGAGGGGGGACCCGGGGCGCGGAGGCTCCGGGAG ccgCCCGTCCCCCCCCCGCACCCGCTACCTCCTGATCGACACCCAGGGGGTTCCCTACACGGTGCTGGTGGCCGAGCCCGGGGGGACAACGGTGACACCAGAGACCTGGGACACCAGCACCGCGGTGGCACCGGGGACCCGCGACACCAACAGGACAATGACAACGACAGCGACGACCCGCAACCCAACCGTGACCACGACAGCGATGACACCGGGGACCCGCGACGCCACCACGGCGATGACAACGCCATCGGGGACCCGCGACGCCGCCACGGTGACAACGCCGGGGACGCCGCCGCCGGGGACCCGCGACCCGACGGTGACCACGCTGCCGCCGCCGGGGACCCACGACGCCACCGgcgcggtgccggtgccgccggCGTCCCCGGGGCCGCGTCCCCGCCGTTGTCCCTTCGCGTGCGCCGTGTGCGGCCGCTCCTTCGCGTACCTGTCCTACCTGCGCCGCCACAGCATCAGCCACTCGCCGCTCAAGCCCCACGTGTGCCGGGCCTGCGGGAAGGGCTTCAAGCGCCCGTCCCACCTGGAGCGGCACCGCCACACGCACCGGCCAcgcccctgtccccggtgtcaCCGGCGCGGCCACCGCGAGGCAGGGGACGGGGCGCCGGCGTGTCCGCGCTGCCCGCTGCGGGTCGGGCAGGGAGACCCAGCcaggaggcggcggggggggaagggggggggcaggggggcggggctgtga